A window of Armatimonadota bacterium contains these coding sequences:
- a CDS encoding (2Fe-2S)-binding protein, translating to MKERTRLSISFELNGSPRRIEVEAHRTLLSVLRDDLGTVDVKEGCDEGVCGTCTVLLDGRAVSSCLVLAPRVHGARITTLLGLSPDGRPHPLKEMFVRHGAVQCGFCTPGMVLTAYAFVRSHPQTTRQELRKALAGNLCRCTGYAKLLDAVEAYVREVCSVR from the coding sequence ATGAAGGAACGCACGCGGCTTTCCATCTCCTTCGAGCTCAACGGTAGCCCGCGCCGCATCGAGGTGGAAGCGCATCGTACCCTCCTGTCGGTGTTGAGAGATGACCTGGGGACTGTGGACGTCAAGGAGGGCTGTGACGAGGGGGTTTGCGGGACCTGTACCGTGCTGCTCGACGGCCGGGCGGTCAGTAGCTGCCTGGTACTCGCGCCGCGGGTGCACGGCGCGCGCATCACCACCCTCCTCGGGTTGTCGCCGGATGGCCGACCGCACCCGCTCAAGGAGATGTTTGTTCGCCACGGTGCGGTGCAGTGCGGGTTCTGCACACCCGGGATGGTGTTGACCGCCTACGCGTTCGTCCGGTCGCATCCGCAGACCACGCGCCAGGAGCTCCGCAAGGCTCTTGCAGGGAACCTGTGTCGGTGTACCGGCTATGCGAAGCTTCTGGACGCTGTGGAGGCCTACGTCCGGGAGGTGTGCAGTGTCCGCTAG
- a CDS encoding xanthine dehydrogenase family protein subunit M: MGPRPFRYERATSVADVIDCLRRGGANARVLAGGQSLVPLMNLRLVEPELLVDINDLPLAHLRRENDAMVLGALVRHQTLEESEEVRALCPLLSEAAGLVGNVRVRALGTLGGSLAHADPAAELPMVSLALDAQLVTEGPTGSRTLRSEEFFRGYLTTALEPAELLTEVRVAVRQPREGWAVEEFALRQGDFAVVAAAARVQLNDEGRVDVVRLALAGVGPTPVRAQGAEDQLVGAPANPRRVEAASRRAAADIQPESDVHASAAYRRHLTYVLARRALTRALARAEEATP, translated from the coding sequence ATGGGTCCTCGGCCATTTCGTTACGAGCGGGCCACGAGTGTCGCCGACGTCATAGATTGCTTGCGGCGAGGGGGAGCGAACGCGAGAGTGCTGGCCGGCGGCCAGAGCCTGGTCCCGCTGATGAATTTGCGTTTGGTGGAACCCGAGCTGTTGGTGGACATCAACGACCTGCCCTTGGCCCACCTGCGAAGGGAAAACGACGCCATGGTGCTCGGTGCTCTGGTGCGCCACCAAACGCTCGAGGAGTCCGAGGAGGTCCGGGCGCTGTGCCCGTTGCTGTCGGAGGCTGCGGGCCTCGTCGGAAATGTCCGCGTGCGCGCTCTCGGCACCTTGGGAGGGAGCCTGGCACACGCGGACCCGGCGGCGGAGCTGCCGATGGTGTCCCTGGCTTTGGATGCTCAACTGGTCACGGAAGGACCGACCGGCTCACGCACCCTCCGATCGGAGGAGTTCTTCCGGGGGTACCTCACCACCGCCCTGGAGCCTGCGGAGCTGCTTACGGAGGTACGAGTGGCCGTACGGCAACCCCGGGAGGGATGGGCGGTTGAGGAGTTCGCGTTGCGCCAAGGTGACTTCGCAGTGGTTGCGGCCGCGGCGCGAGTGCAGCTCAACGACGAGGGAAGGGTGGACGTGGTTCGCCTCGCGCTGGCGGGCGTAGGACCGACGCCGGTCCGGGCACAGGGCGCAGAGGACCAGCTGGTGGGGGCGCCAGCAAACCCCAGGCGCGTCGAGGCCGCTTCCCGGCGGGCCGCCGCGGACATCCAGCCGGAGTCGGACGTCCACGCCAGCGCGGCTTACCGTCGCCACCTTACGTACGTGCTTGCGCGCCGGGCACTCACCCGGGCTCTGGCCCGCGCCGAGGAGGCAACACCATGA